The following proteins are co-located in the Tiliqua scincoides isolate rTilSci1 chromosome 8, rTilSci1.hap2, whole genome shotgun sequence genome:
- the PRR11 gene encoding proline-rich protein 11: protein MTKYKKWRQKRRLRAKFLMKKKEGVIQARCSSTPPPNFFQHNRSSDAFDDHRVVSVQVVPELHYTGKFFFKSSLPLPETNPSIQANGTISVTLIHRNTFMILHTIQQSVFPCHLCRQELKVLRDRVEKLEAELARLPSVVQNGTVAALSEKSPCQRSEKLALTISAHTELSPPEPVSLPSQAQVPPAPPPPPPPPPLPPPPPPQVPLCFKRKEGAKTQAVLPKKDVPMQITIKDLLNVKLKKTHTCTMIDKKGSPFHKKRAAITVSDLQGVSLKSKASQLPVRVTNSLITPSRTQLDFRKHLKKVAIKRSPGGTPLTNKENIETGTGLTPIMTQALRRKFQLAHPKSPSPSQLLRGSSFEDQS, encoded by the exons ATGACCAAATATAAGAAATGGCGCCAAAAACGGAGACTCAGGGCAAAATTTCTAATGAAGAAAAAGGAAGGTGTCATTCAGGCTCGATGTTCAAGTACTCCCCCTCCAAA CTTTTTCCAGCATAACAGAAGCAGTGATGCCTTTGATGACCACAGGGTTGTATCTGTACAGGTGGTGCCAGAATTGCATTACACAGGCAAGTTCTTCTTtaaatcctccctccctctcccagagacgaACCCAAGCATACAAGCCAATGGCACTATCTCTGTAACTTTGATCCACAGAAACACCTTCATG ATTCTTCACACAATTCAGCAGTCAGTATTTCCATGTCACCTGTGTCGGCAGGAGCTGAAGGTCCTCAGAGATCGGGTGGAGAAGTTGGAAGCAGAACTTGCTAGGCTGCCATCAGTGGTTCAG AATGGAACTGTTGCTGCTCTCTCAGAAAAATCTCCTTGTCAAAGGTCAGAGAAGCTGGCACTGACCATTTCTGCACATACAGAGCTCAGCCCTCCAGAACCAGTATCCTTGCCTTCTCAGGCCCAGGTGCcacctgcccctccaccaccaccaccaccaccaccacttcctcctccaccacctccacaAGTCCCTCTGTGTTTCAAGAGGAAAGAGGGTGCTAAGACACAG GCTGTCCTGCCAAAAAAAGATGTCCCTATGCAAATAACTATCAAGGATCTCCTAAATGTGAAACTAAAAAAGACGCACACATGCACAATGATAGACAAG AAGGGATCACCGTTCCACAAAAAGAGAGCTGCAATCACAGTCTCAGATTTGCAAGGCGTCAGTCTGAAGTCCAAAGCCTCACAGCTACCTGTTCGTGTGACAAACTCCTTAAT CACTCCCAGCAGAACACAATTAGATTTTCGGAAACATCTGAAGAAGGTTGCTATTAAGAG gagTCCAGGCGGAACACCCTTAACTAACAAAGAGAACATTGAGACTGGTACTGGACTGACACCAATCATGACCCAGGCCTTGCGGCGCAAATTTCAG ttGGCTCATCCAAAGAGCCCTTCTCCATCTCAGCTACTTAGAGGAAGCAGCTTTGAGGATCAAAGTTAA